In the genome of Myxococcus stipitatus, one region contains:
- the rpsO gene encoding 30S ribosomal protein S15, giving the protein MSLHQERKSELVTKFRTHESDTGSPEVQVALLSERINMLTEHFKTHKKDHHSRRGLLKLVGQRRRLLDYLKSKDVTRYKKLIEGLGIRK; this is encoded by the coding sequence ATGTCGCTGCATCAGGAGCGCAAGTCGGAGCTGGTGACGAAGTTCAGGACCCACGAGTCGGACACCGGGTCCCCCGAGGTGCAGGTTGCGCTGCTGTCCGAGCGCATCAACATGCTCACGGAGCACTTCAAGACGCACAAGAAGGACCACCACTCGCGGCGCGGTCTGCTGAAGCTGGTCGGTCAGCGTCGTCGGCTTCTGGACTACCTGAAGTCGAAGGACGTCACCCGCTACAAGAAGCTCATTGAGGGCCTCGGCATCCGCAAGTAG
- the truB gene encoding tRNA pseudouridine(55) synthase TruB → MDGVLVIDKPTGPTSFDVVRQVRSLLKLKKVGHTGTLDPMATGVLPLCLGEATKVAGFITEGDKAYDATVRLGSETDTQDAEGQVTATAPVPALTPAMLEAALARFRGSFDQVPPMYSAVKVAGKRLYELARAGEEVERAARHVTVYELVLRDFSADRIHLSVRCSKGFFVRTLAFDLGRALGCGAHLEALRRTASGPFTLARALPLADVAAQAKEGTLASRLVPLGDALVDMPEVRVGADDARRVSHGVPVEVPAATRPGRVRVTGPDGTLLAVAEGAGGRLRYLRVLV, encoded by the coding sequence ATGGACGGCGTCCTCGTCATCGACAAGCCCACCGGCCCCACGTCCTTCGACGTGGTGCGACAGGTGCGCTCGCTGCTGAAGCTCAAGAAGGTGGGCCACACGGGGACGTTGGACCCCATGGCCACCGGCGTGCTGCCGTTGTGCCTGGGGGAGGCCACCAAGGTGGCGGGCTTCATCACCGAGGGCGACAAGGCCTACGACGCCACGGTGCGCCTGGGCTCGGAGACGGATACCCAGGACGCGGAGGGGCAGGTGACGGCGACCGCGCCCGTGCCCGCGCTGACGCCCGCGATGCTGGAGGCCGCGCTCGCGCGCTTCCGAGGCAGCTTCGACCAAGTCCCGCCCATGTATTCGGCCGTGAAGGTGGCCGGCAAGCGCCTGTACGAGCTGGCCCGGGCGGGTGAGGAGGTCGAGCGCGCCGCCCGCCATGTGACGGTGTACGAGCTGGTCCTGCGCGACTTCTCGGCGGACCGGATTCACCTGTCCGTGCGCTGCTCCAAGGGCTTCTTCGTGCGCACCCTGGCCTTCGACCTGGGGCGGGCCCTGGGGTGTGGGGCCCACCTGGAGGCCCTGCGCCGCACGGCGAGCGGGCCCTTCACGCTGGCCCGGGCCCTGCCCCTGGCGGACGTCGCGGCGCAGGCGAAGGAAGGCACGCTGGCCTCACGGCTGGTGCCGCTCGGCGATGCCCTGGTGGACATGCCCGAGGTGAGGGTGGGCGCCGACGATGCGCGGCGCGTCTCCCACGGTGTTCCAGTGGAGGTCCCCGCCGCCACGCGCCCCGGCCGGGTGCGTGTGACGGGACCCGATGGGACGCTCCTGGCCGTGGCCGAGGGCGCGGGTGGGCGGCTGCGCTACCTGCGGGTGCTCGTCTAG